A segment of the Corynebacterium resistens DSM 45100 genome:
GCAGCTCCTGCGCGATTTCAAGGTTCTCGTCGATTGGCACAGCGGAGCCGTCCCACATGTGGGACTGGAACAATGGATCCTCGCCCGCTTCCACGCGCTTGCGGGAAATCTCGATCAGTGGACGAACGTAGTCATCCAGAACTTCCTTCTGGCAGTGATCCGTGTGCAGGGCTACGTTCACACCGTAGTACTTAGCTGCCTCGTGAGCGAAGGCTGCCAGGGCGGTCGCGCCAGCCACCTTGTTCTTAACGTTCAGGCCAGATCCGAACTCCGCACCACCGATGGAAAACTGAATGATGCCGTCGGACTCCGCGTCTGCAAAACCCTTCAAAGCTGCGTTGATGGTCTCGGAAGACGTGCAGTTAATAGCTGGGTAGGCGTAGCCACCTTCCTTAGCCTTGTCGAGCATGTCACGATAGACGGCGGGGGTTGCAATTGGCATTGAGGCCTCCTGATTGTTTGGACGTTCCACCCCAAAGTATGCCTGTTATTCGAAATAGTTTCCACGACTTTGTTGGTTTCGGGGGCAATCACGTAACCAACTCTCAGCTCGACGACTGGCCCCCTGCCACGTGGTCACAATCCAGCACTCAATCCCACCCGTTAGCGCTAGCTTTTGACCTCATCACGCAAGATTCGGCACATCGCTTCCATCAGCATCCATCCGCCTAGCTGCACGGACAAATCCCGCTCCGCAATATCGGAGCTCGCCACAGCTCCCGCAATGGTTGCCCCCACGAGCCCGCCGGATTGCGGCATCATCGCGTCCCTTGTCCATTCGGCGGGGAAAACTGGCAACCCATCCACTTCCAAACGGTAGCGCCACGCGGACTCGGCGGTTCGCTTCACGATGTCACGGGCTGTTCTTTGCGTCTCGTCGTTTCGACGCCGCGGTGTTGGCAACTCCGTGGCAGCCAGTGCCAAATAACGCATGAGGATGCCATTGAAAAGCCCTCCATCACCACCGAATGATGGCCATTGCAATACACCATCAGCTGTAAGGTGCGTGCGTGCGATGGCTTCGATCAATCCACGGGCACGTGTAATTGAAGTCATCCCCACTTCGGAAACGGCGTGGCGGTCAACACCGGCAGCATCACGCTGAGCGATCGCCAATTCCACGCATGCCCCAATCACCACTCCTTGGCAGTAGCTGTACACAGCTGGTTCCACCTCGGGACCATGCATCCGCATACGCAAGCCGTCCATCACAAGGCCGTGTTCATTGATTAAGTTCTCGAAGATCCAATCTAGGATCTGCTCGGCGATATCTAACCGCCCAGTACGGGCGGCGAGGATAGCTGCCGGGCCGTTCGTGGGGACGTTGTAGAACGTCTCGCTAGTTCGCCATGGCAATACCCCAGTAAGCCCATCCATGCCCTGAAAAATATTGTCCACGAGGTCGTCGTAGCCACGGGGAGTGCCCATATTGTCCAGCTCTGCGACCCTCCCCATAGCCAGCGCTAACCACGCCTTATCGTCGTAATAATTATTCCGGCTGAGGCGCCGCAGGTTGCGAATGCGCATCGCCCGTAGCGTGCGACGAATGTGAGTCTGGCGGGCTTTGGTGGGCCGGCGATGCGAGGCGTCGACGAGATTGTCAATGTAATGAGCCTGCCACCAGTAATGCCAGCGAACGAAAAGGCGATCCCTGCCGGTTGGAGGCCACGCGATGAGACCAAGGTTGGTTAACGGCAGTCCCCAAAGGCGGGCAGCGTGCCGCTCCTCAATCGCTTGTTCCGCTAAGTCAGCGCGGTGATCCCATCGTTCTTGCACAATCTCCAATAGTGCCTGAATACAGCCTTGTTTTCCAGTGCTTTACGCAACTTCAAAACCTGTTTTTGGTGTGATTTTCGGACACTACTGCCCTGACATCGATACAGTGCTTAAAGAAAACTGACTATTCACTACACAGGGCTTGCGTGGCCCAGACCGCTTTCCGCGCGATCGATGGGTACGGAACCAGTACGCTTTCAATAAAAACCATCTCATCCATTTCCGGACGGAGGCCCCCCATGTCACAATCTTCCCCCACCTCGGTACCACCGCCCGAGGGTTCGGCAGGGCCACAACAGAACCAACCACAGTCCCCCCATGATCAACCATCTATTGAACCCCGCAACCAATCACTGCGGCTCAGCGATGAGGATCGCCTCAACGCAATGAACCACTTATCCACTCACTTCGCCGATGGCCGACTCACCCAAAGTGAGTTTGATTCCCGATGCACGGCCGTTGCAGAAGCCACGACGAACAACGAGCTTTTTCCGCTGTTTCAGGATTTGCCCGGTGGATTGCCCGCGGATTCACGGGGATTGCCACAATCGAGCGCTGTAGCAAAATCAAACGACGACGATAAGCGGGAAATCGAAAGCCTCAAAAAACGTGGCAACCTGATCGAAAACCTCGATTGGATCATCGTAGGTGTTACGTTAATTACTTTCCTCGGTCTGCAGATGCTGGGGGTAAACCACGCTTGGTTGGTGTGGCCCTCGCTCATCATCACCTTGTCACTGCCACGCATGTTCCTTAAGTATTCCGATACCGAGGAAAAACAGTACGAGGAACTCAGCCGGGAAGAAGCTCGCGAGTTCAGGGAGAAAATCCGTCGCGCGCGCGAACAGCGCAGGGCGCTTGAAGACTGAGTGAGTTGCTTGGCAGTCCCCCTGCGCTACCAAGCGCCCCTCTCGCTAGTGCGTATCACCACGCCTGGGACAGATCCGCGTGCTGACGAATCCATGCATGCATCGCAATACCTGCTGCGACACC
Coding sequences within it:
- a CDS encoding glycoside hydrolase family 76 protein; its protein translation is MQERWDHRADLAEQAIEERHAARLWGLPLTNLGLIAWPPTGRDRLFVRWHYWWQAHYIDNLVDASHRRPTKARQTHIRRTLRAMRIRNLRRLSRNNYYDDKAWLALAMGRVAELDNMGTPRGYDDLVDNIFQGMDGLTGVLPWRTSETFYNVPTNGPAAILAARTGRLDIAEQILDWIFENLINEHGLVMDGLRMRMHGPEVEPAVYSYCQGVVIGACVELAIAQRDAAGVDRHAVSEVGMTSITRARGLIEAIARTHLTADGVLQWPSFGGDGGLFNGILMRYLALAATELPTPRRRNDETQRTARDIVKRTAESAWRYRLEVDGLPVFPAEWTRDAMMPQSGGLVGATIAGAVASSDIAERDLSVQLGGWMLMEAMCRILRDEVKS
- a CDS encoding DUF1707 SHOCT-like domain-containing protein, which produces MSQSSPTSVPPPEGSAGPQQNQPQSPHDQPSIEPRNQSLRLSDEDRLNAMNHLSTHFADGRLTQSEFDSRCTAVAEATTNNELFPLFQDLPGGLPADSRGLPQSSAVAKSNDDDKREIESLKKRGNLIENLDWIIVGVTLITFLGLQMLGVNHAWLVWPSLIITLSLPRMFLKYSDTEEKQYEELSREEAREFREKIRRAREQRRALED